The Actinocatenispora sera genome has a window encoding:
- a CDS encoding CU044_5270 family protein yields the protein MSDPRLQELFDAPDTTDEPPMSAGFAQSTLERGRRRTRRRRATQAVATGGVAAVAALAVGGAVVLGGGAAPDGARPPAAAGTHSASTGQPATATELLNRASLAAYHQNRTIRPDQFIYQKTTVKLREPAPDVDGAQLHGDVESNLRGVRTVQRSGTDESWLSVDGSKQGWATGSLKGGPGVATTRIEHPTLDEPTYQYLTTLPTDPDALMRKIDAAAQQRADQKPGQQKRLNVMRFEVIENVLNVGIVPPELARPLYTDLGRLSGVELVRDATDAAGRKGVGVAITDPDSQIRYTIIFDRHDYRFLGFKTDDPATGKYLTWTAVLAVDVVDHVK from the coding sequence ATGTCCGATCCACGACTGCAGGAACTGTTCGACGCACCGGACACCACCGATGAACCGCCGATGTCGGCAGGTTTCGCCCAGAGCACGCTCGAACGGGGGCGCCGGCGGACCCGGCGCCGGCGCGCCACCCAGGCGGTCGCGACCGGCGGGGTGGCCGCGGTGGCCGCGCTCGCCGTCGGTGGCGCGGTGGTGCTGGGCGGCGGCGCCGCGCCCGACGGCGCCCGGCCGCCGGCCGCGGCCGGCACCCACTCGGCTTCCACCGGCCAGCCGGCGACGGCCACCGAGTTGCTGAACCGCGCCTCGCTGGCCGCCTACCACCAGAACCGGACGATCCGGCCGGACCAGTTCATCTACCAGAAGACCACGGTCAAGCTGCGGGAGCCGGCGCCCGACGTGGACGGCGCACAGCTGCACGGCGACGTCGAGTCCAACCTGCGCGGCGTCAGGACCGTCCAGCGCAGCGGCACCGACGAGAGCTGGTTGTCGGTGGACGGCAGCAAGCAGGGCTGGGCCACCGGATCACTCAAGGGTGGACCCGGCGTCGCCACGACGCGGATCGAGCACCCGACCCTCGACGAGCCGACCTACCAGTACCTCACCACGCTGCCGACCGACCCGGACGCCCTGATGCGCAAGATCGATGCGGCCGCGCAGCAGCGGGCCGATCAGAAGCCGGGACAGCAGAAGCGGTTGAACGTGATGCGGTTCGAGGTCATCGAGAACGTGCTGAACGTGGGCATCGTGCCACCCGAGCTGGCCCGCCCGCTGTACACCGACCTCGGCCGGCTGTCCGGCGTCGAGCTGGTCCGCGACGCCACCGACGCGGCCGGCCGGAAGGGGGTCGGGGTGGCGATCACCGACCCCGACAGCCAGATCCGCTACACGATCATCTTCGACCGGCACGACTACCGGTTCCTCGGCTTCAAGACCGACGACCCGGCCACCGGAAAGTACCTGACGTGGACGGCGGTCCTGGCCGTCGACGTGGTCGACCACGTGAAGTGA
- a CDS encoding response regulator transcription factor yields the protein MATGTSAGPSDLAQPRAGAGGRQSEARLLVVEDDPNILELLSASLRYAGFEVSTATRGQEATTAVQRRRPDLVVLDVMLPDMDGFEVARRMRSGGDRTPVVFLTARDGTEDKVRGLTLGGDDYVTKPFSLEEVIARIRAVLRRTGGEFEPPPRLTFADIELDEETHEVYRGGKLIKLSPTEFKLLRYFMTNAGRVLSKAQILDHVWNYDFRGDDSIVESYVSYLRRKVDTSEPRLIHTLRGVGYVLRMPS from the coding sequence ATGGCCACAGGAACATCCGCGGGACCGAGTGATCTTGCTCAGCCGAGGGCCGGTGCGGGCGGGCGGCAGAGCGAGGCGCGCCTGCTCGTCGTCGAGGACGACCCGAACATTCTGGAACTGCTGTCGGCGAGCCTGCGCTACGCCGGCTTCGAGGTGAGCACCGCGACCCGGGGCCAGGAGGCCACGACGGCGGTCCAGCGTCGCCGCCCCGACCTCGTCGTGCTCGACGTGATGCTGCCCGACATGGACGGGTTCGAGGTGGCTCGGCGGATGCGCTCCGGCGGCGACCGCACCCCGGTCGTGTTCCTGACCGCCCGGGACGGCACCGAGGACAAGGTGCGCGGCCTGACCCTCGGCGGCGACGACTACGTGACCAAGCCGTTCAGCCTGGAGGAGGTCATCGCCCGGATCCGGGCGGTGCTGCGCCGCACCGGCGGGGAGTTCGAGCCGCCGCCGCGGCTCACCTTCGCCGACATCGAGCTGGACGAGGAGACGCACGAGGTCTACCGCGGCGGCAAGCTGATCAAGCTGTCGCCGACCGAGTTCAAGCTGCTGCGGTACTTCATGACCAACGCCGGCCGGGTGCTGTCCAAGGCGCAGATCCTCGACCACGTCTGGAACTACGACTTCCGCGGCGACGACTCGATCGTCGAGTCCTATGTGTCCTATCTGCGGCGCAAGGTCGACACCAGTGAACCGCGGCTGATCCACACGCTGCGCGGCGTCGGGTACGTGCTACGGATGCCGAGCTGA
- a CDS encoding tetratricopeptide repeat protein, which produces MGPARNEPDRLRSLQDEAEQLLKEHRADEASVPLRELARRQPDHARTWLRLAAALLAGNGGTAADTEARDAAERAVALDPASAIGYRMLSEAALRLGDRDAALNTMRAAVSAAPDSWVTHLDLAAALVERPGGGVEAWQLAKRAASIAPQRAEPHVLLGDLALRAGDMDKAAAGYADALDRAPGDVMVTRKLAELHHRLDGGPAAGLRAAGPEADPAMAPSDPWAGEPDTFRAYAPDTGRHDATASGRPPAPDPQPADPNGAEPALGAHRPARVLGNCLSVLGILAAAVAGMLLVLRPSGATGWYQAVTGIAAVGLVVVTVLLLAGSAAGWRQLTGGRGGLVASLIFGVLAVLAGPIGAIAGSVPVLLVAVALGVLGCLCGHLVARGAVRRDRAGTPARRTTGRHGR; this is translated from the coding sequence GTGGGACCTGCTCGCAACGAACCCGACCGCCTCCGGTCGCTACAGGACGAAGCCGAGCAGCTACTCAAGGAGCATCGCGCCGACGAGGCGTCGGTGCCGCTGCGCGAGCTCGCGCGCCGGCAACCCGACCACGCCCGTACCTGGCTGCGGCTGGCCGCGGCACTGCTCGCCGGCAACGGCGGTACCGCGGCCGACACCGAGGCGCGCGACGCCGCCGAACGGGCCGTCGCGCTCGACCCGGCCAGCGCGATCGGGTACCGGATGCTCTCCGAGGCGGCGCTGCGGCTCGGCGACCGGGACGCGGCACTGAACACCATGCGGGCGGCGGTGTCGGCCGCGCCGGACAGCTGGGTCACCCATCTCGACCTGGCCGCCGCGCTGGTCGAACGGCCCGGCGGCGGGGTGGAGGCCTGGCAGCTGGCCAAGCGCGCCGCGTCGATCGCGCCGCAGCGTGCCGAGCCGCACGTCCTGCTGGGCGACCTCGCGCTGCGGGCCGGCGACATGGACAAGGCGGCCGCCGGGTACGCCGACGCGCTGGACCGGGCGCCCGGCGACGTGATGGTCACCCGCAAGCTGGCCGAGCTGCACCACCGGCTGGACGGCGGCCCGGCCGCGGGGCTGCGCGCCGCCGGCCCCGAGGCCGACCCGGCGATGGCACCGAGCGACCCGTGGGCGGGCGAACCGGACACCTTCCGCGCCTACGCCCCGGACACCGGCCGGCACGACGCGACCGCCTCGGGCCGGCCGCCGGCGCCGGACCCGCAGCCGGCCGACCCGAACGGGGCCGAACCGGCCCTCGGTGCCCACCGGCCGGCCCGCGTGCTCGGCAACTGCCTGTCCGTCCTGGGCATCCTCGCCGCGGCGGTGGCCGGCATGCTGCTCGTGTTGCGGCCGTCCGGCGCGACCGGGTGGTACCAGGCGGTCACCGGGATCGCCGCGGTCGGCCTGGTGGTGGTCACGGTGCTGCTGCTGGCGGGCAGTGCGGCCGGCTGGCGCCAGCTGACCGGCGGGCGCGGCGGGCTCGTGGCCAGCCTGATCTTCGGCGTCCTCGCGGTACTCGCCGGCCCGATCGGCGCCATCGCCGGCTCGGTACCGGTCTTGCTGGTCGCCGTCGCGCTCGGCGTGCTGGGCTGCCTGTGCGGTCACCTCGTCGCCCGCGGCGCGGTCCGCCGGGACCGGGCCGGCACGCCGGCCCGCCGGACCACCGGCCGCCACGGCCGCTGA
- a CDS encoding type II toxin-antitoxin system RelE/ParE family toxin: MSTNGERWTIRVTSEVRAWLRELNTAQPSTYRDVNAAIDLLAEIGPALGRPLVDTLHGSDVHNLKELRPRSGREMALRILFAFDPWSQAILLTAGNKAGNWSAWYTEAIPVAEKAYAAWLIAEAQRRKETDR; the protein is encoded by the coding sequence ATGTCCACCAACGGGGAAAGATGGACCATCCGGGTCACTAGCGAGGTTCGCGCGTGGCTTCGTGAACTCAATACAGCCCAGCCCAGCACCTACCGAGACGTCAACGCAGCCATCGACCTGCTTGCGGAAATCGGTCCGGCACTGGGCCGGCCACTGGTCGACACGCTGCATGGATCCGACGTACACAACCTGAAAGAACTGCGCCCCCGATCGGGCAGGGAGATGGCACTGCGAATTCTGTTCGCGTTCGACCCTTGGTCGCAGGCGATTCTGCTGACCGCCGGCAACAAGGCGGGTAACTGGTCAGCCTGGTACACCGAGGCGATCCCGGTCGCCGAGAAGGCATATGCGGCTTGGCTGATCGCGGAAGCTCAGCGCCGGAAGGAGACGGATCGATGA
- a CDS encoding phytoene desaturase family protein produces the protein MTSDVIVVGAGHNGLVAATLLARAGLTVQVLERAEVVGGACRTEAPFGKTPGVRVSSGAYLLGLMPPELIATLDIDLPLVRRDPHYFLPARDGRYLLLGGDRAAARRQFAEFFTEADDRADEALRAELSALANDLAPAWLAEPLPVEQTAERYIRPQLRDTFVDLVRGSAIDYLSRFGFASEQVIAMYAVTDGMPGLTGSPWTPGSGHNMLVHNMCRLPGADGTWMVVRGGMGTVTRTLAAAATAAGATIRTGVTVDEITTAGGAVTGVRARSTGGPDTDAAEYGASAVLVATDPYRLPALLGATCPPELADRIDGYARRSGGQTMKVNLALSDLPRFAALPQPRGQHGTTVHLLPEPAADGSVLTAVRQGFDAAAAGRLDPLPPVEWYLHSTLDPSLGDDAGRHSSALFVQGVPHTPAGSDWATEKDGYVRRLLEFVDGYAPGVGDLVDDVYALAPPDIEAHFGITGGNIFHVDNAISFTDRMPYRTGVAGVYAGAAGCFPAGSVIGCAGHNAAHALLADLH, from the coding sequence ATGACGTCGGATGTGATCGTGGTCGGTGCCGGCCACAACGGGCTGGTCGCGGCAACCCTGCTGGCGCGTGCCGGCCTGACCGTGCAGGTACTGGAGCGCGCCGAGGTCGTCGGTGGCGCCTGCCGCACCGAGGCACCGTTCGGCAAGACTCCCGGGGTCCGGGTGTCGTCCGGGGCGTACCTGCTGGGGCTGATGCCGCCGGAGCTGATCGCGACGCTCGACATCGACCTGCCGCTGGTCCGGCGCGACCCGCACTACTTCCTGCCCGCGCGCGACGGGCGGTACCTGCTGCTCGGCGGCGACCGGGCGGCTGCCCGCCGGCAGTTCGCGGAGTTCTTCACCGAGGCCGACGACCGCGCCGACGAGGCGCTGCGGGCCGAACTGTCCGCACTGGCGAACGACCTCGCCCCGGCCTGGCTGGCCGAGCCGCTGCCGGTGGAGCAGACCGCCGAGCGGTACATCCGGCCGCAGCTGCGGGACACGTTCGTCGACCTGGTGCGCGGCTCGGCGATCGACTACCTGTCCCGGTTCGGGTTCGCCTCCGAGCAGGTGATCGCGATGTACGCGGTCACCGACGGGATGCCGGGACTGACCGGCTCGCCCTGGACGCCCGGCAGCGGCCACAACATGCTGGTGCACAACATGTGCCGGCTGCCCGGCGCGGACGGCACCTGGATGGTGGTCCGCGGCGGCATGGGCACCGTCACCCGGACGCTGGCCGCGGCCGCCACCGCCGCCGGCGCCACCATCCGTACCGGCGTGACCGTCGACGAGATCACCACCGCCGGTGGCGCCGTCACCGGGGTGCGCGCCCGCAGCACCGGCGGCCCGGACACCGACGCGGCCGAGTACGGCGCGAGCGCGGTGCTGGTGGCGACCGACCCGTACCGGCTGCCGGCGCTGCTCGGCGCGACCTGCCCGCCGGAGCTGGCCGACCGGATCGACGGGTACGCCCGGCGCTCCGGCGGCCAGACGATGAAGGTCAACCTGGCGCTGTCCGACCTGCCGCGGTTCGCCGCGCTGCCGCAGCCGCGCGGCCAGCACGGCACCACCGTGCACCTGCTGCCCGAGCCGGCCGCGGACGGCTCGGTGCTCACCGCGGTACGGCAGGGGTTCGACGCGGCCGCCGCCGGCCGGCTCGATCCGCTGCCGCCGGTCGAGTGGTACCTGCACTCCACCCTCGACCCGTCGCTCGGCGACGACGCGGGCCGGCACTCCTCGGCGCTGTTCGTGCAGGGCGTGCCGCACACCCCGGCCGGCTCCGACTGGGCCACCGAGAAGGACGGGTACGTGCGGCGGCTGCTGGAGTTCGTCGACGGCTACGCGCCGGGCGTCGGTGACCTGGTCGACGACGTGTACGCGCTGGCGCCGCCGGACATCGAGGCACACTTCGGCATCACCGGCGGCAACATCTTCCACGTCGACAACGCGATCAGCTTCACCGACCGGATGCCGTACCGCACCGGCGTGGCCGGCGTCTACGCGGGCGCCGCCGGCTGCTTCCCGGCCGGCTCGGTGATCGGCTGCGCCGGCCACAACGCCGCCCACGCCCTCCTCGCCGACCTGCACTGA
- a CDS encoding SigE family RNA polymerase sigma factor codes for MRADREREYVAYVEASMVRLRRTAYHLSGNWHAAEDLVQETLAKLYQHWNRVRGVESIDGYVRKMLYRTFLAQTRRAWYRRIFLTTEPPDGPAPGARDPDDRLDLTAALARLPAGQRAVVTLRYLERLDVNETARVLGRSPGTVKSQTANALANLRTLLPGYRDEPRRAEAKG; via the coding sequence ATGCGGGCCGATCGGGAACGCGAGTACGTGGCGTACGTCGAGGCGAGCATGGTTCGCCTGCGGCGCACGGCCTACCACCTCAGCGGCAACTGGCACGCCGCGGAGGACCTGGTGCAGGAGACGCTGGCCAAGCTGTACCAGCACTGGAACCGGGTACGAGGCGTCGAGTCGATCGACGGCTATGTCCGGAAGATGCTCTACCGCACGTTCTTGGCGCAGACGAGGCGGGCCTGGTACCGCCGGATCTTCCTCACCACCGAACCGCCGGACGGACCGGCGCCGGGCGCGCGCGACCCCGACGACCGGTTGGACCTGACGGCGGCGCTGGCCCGGTTGCCCGCCGGGCAGCGGGCGGTGGTGACGCTGCGGTACCTGGAGCGGCTCGACGTGAACGAGACCGCCCGCGTTCTCGGCCGCTCCCCCGGCACCGTCAAGAGCCAGACCGCGAACGCGCTGGCGAACCTGCGCACGCTGCTCCCCGGCTACCGGGACGAGCCGCGACGCGCGGAAGCGAAGGGATGA
- a CDS encoding PQQ-binding-like beta-propeller repeat protein: protein MRVRMAGIVLGLTALLAGTATACGGPDLAIDETTASAIDVPAQVGQPDEVAWSVPATVESGTAPLAAGAGLIYGTSSTAKGLPDQVVAIDGRTGKQRWHYARRGARSSLVRLAASPDGKRLAAWFERDSQQLLVVFDAMTGTVKWHRSLGSPGDGYRSVDRMWATDHTLITHADRIAHGMFRLDGYDIDSGKHLWHWRPGPDSHQFALLGADDAATADSMLLPVQRNDSDSLSVELVDLDDRAGTPRWRHDFVTDAQPIGPGTQVLARVDAFPQDPDRVWFSAGVIGGPQFAGAVSAADGTALYKLPTPTYGLPDTHLTVGFTPAADMYAAQVANDRVVPASTRDPRTGKDTSWPDFTGLNAALLADGGTVLEAHRSGKRYAAVVWSLPGRKRLGSVSIPGEVNEIIAVPGAVVLYDSVARRLTGLR, encoded by the coding sequence GTGCGGGTACGGATGGCCGGCATCGTGCTCGGCCTGACCGCTCTGCTGGCCGGTACGGCCACTGCCTGTGGCGGGCCGGACCTCGCCATCGACGAGACGACCGCGTCCGCGATCGACGTACCGGCCCAGGTCGGCCAGCCGGACGAGGTCGCCTGGAGCGTGCCCGCCACCGTCGAGTCCGGTACCGCGCCGCTCGCCGCCGGTGCCGGCCTCATCTACGGCACCTCGTCGACCGCGAAGGGGCTGCCCGACCAGGTCGTCGCGATCGACGGCCGCACCGGCAAGCAGCGGTGGCACTACGCCCGGCGGGGCGCCCGGTCGAGCCTGGTCCGGCTCGCCGCGAGCCCGGACGGCAAGCGCCTCGCCGCCTGGTTCGAGCGCGACAGCCAGCAACTGCTCGTGGTGTTCGACGCGATGACCGGAACGGTGAAGTGGCACCGGTCGCTCGGTTCGCCGGGCGACGGGTACCGCTCGGTCGACCGGATGTGGGCCACCGACCACACGCTGATCACCCACGCGGACCGGATCGCGCACGGCATGTTCCGCCTCGACGGGTACGACATCGACTCGGGCAAGCACCTGTGGCACTGGCGTCCCGGGCCCGACTCGCACCAGTTCGCGCTGCTCGGCGCGGACGACGCGGCGACCGCCGATTCGATGCTGCTTCCGGTGCAGCGCAACGACTCCGACTCGCTCTCGGTGGAGCTGGTCGACCTCGACGACCGCGCCGGCACGCCGCGCTGGCGGCACGACTTCGTCACCGACGCGCAGCCGATCGGCCCCGGTACCCAGGTGCTGGCCCGGGTCGACGCGTTCCCGCAGGATCCGGACCGCGTCTGGTTCTCCGCCGGTGTGATCGGTGGGCCGCAGTTCGCCGGCGCGGTGTCGGCGGCCGACGGCACCGCGCTGTACAAACTGCCCACCCCGACGTACGGGCTGCCCGACACGCACCTGACCGTGGGCTTCACCCCGGCGGCCGACATGTACGCGGCGCAGGTCGCCAACGACCGGGTGGTGCCGGCGTCCACCCGCGACCCGCGTACCGGAAAGGACACCAGCTGGCCCGACTTCACCGGGCTGAACGCCGCGCTGCTCGCCGACGGCGGCACCGTGCTGGAGGCACACCGCAGCGGCAAGCGGTACGCGGCCGTCGTCTGGTCGCTGCCCGGCCGCAAGCGGCTGGGTTCGGTGTCGATCCCGGGCGAGGTGAACGAGATCATCGCGGTGCCGGGCGCGGTCGTGCTGTACGACTCGGTCGCCCGCCGCCTCACCGGCCTGCGCTGA